The Bradyrhizobium sp. CCGB01 genome segment GGAAGCGATCCTTTGCCGCGGCCGATGCGGCCCGCGTGCGCTCTTCCAACGCGCGCATGCGGTCGATCAGACCGAGCATGCCGTCGCGGTTGGCGTGGTAGGCAGCGCTGCCGGGGGAAATGGTGTTTTCGAGAATGGACACAGTTTACTCCGTCATTCCGGGGCGATGCGCAGCATCGAACCCGGAATCTCGAGGTTCTCAGGTGCGCAATTGCGCACCATAGTTCGCGCTTCGCGCGCCCCGGAACGACGTTCAGCGATTCGTCCCAAAGATCTTCCGCGCCTCGGCTGGGCTTGCGATCTCGCGGCCGGCGCGGCGGGCGCAGGCGGCGATGGCCTCGATCAGCTGGCCGTTCGACGTCACCTTCTTGCCGTCGGCGAGATAGAAGGCGTCCTCGAGACCGGTGCGGAGATGACCGCCGAGCTCGGCGCAACGCTGATGCAGCGGCCAGATTTCCTCGCGGCCGATCGCCGTGACCTGAAACTGCGCCTCGGGGCGTTTCAGCTTGATCAGGATCGGCAGCAGCTCGGGATCGGACGGCATGCCGGAGGCCACGCCCATCACGAAGTTATATTCGAGCGGGCCCTTGTACATGCCCACCTGATGATACATGCCGACGCAGCGGACGATGCCGACGTCGAAACATTCGAACTCGGGGATGGTGCCGACCGCGTTCATGACGTCGAGATAGTCCTTCACCTTCTCGACCGCGTTGTCGAACATCATCGGCGGCCAGGCCCAGGTATTGTCGGCCTTCACTTTCAGGTAATTCAGCGAGCCGGCATTGCAGGCGGCGATCTCGGGCCTGGTCTCGCGGATGCAGTCGAGCGCACCGCTGTAGTTCGGCCCTGACACGCCCGACGTGTGATTGATGATGACGCCGGGGCAGGCTTCGCGGATCGCCTGCTGGATTTCCTTGCTGACGCTGACGTCCCAGGACGGCAGGTGCCCCTTGTCCGGCGCCTGCTGGCGCAGATGGATGTGCATGATGGACGCGCCGGCATCGAACGCAGCCTTGGCCTCGCGCGCCATCTGCTCGGGCGTGACGGGCACGTTGTGCTGCTTCGGGTCGGTGAGCACGCCGTTCAGCGCGCAGGTGATGACGGCCTTGTCGCTCATGCCACTCATGTCTCGCAGGTTGATCATTCAACGTTTGCGATCATGTGACGCGCGACATGCGGCTTCTTGCGCGGAGAAGCTGGGAAAAACGAGGAATCGTAGGGTGGGTTAGCCGAAGGCGTAACCCACCACTGTCCATCTCGGCGGCGAATGAAGAGGTGGGTTACGCCGAGCAGATGCGCTTCGCGCATCTGCAGGGCTAACCCACCCTACAAAAGCGCTAGCTCGCCTCAGCGAGCCGCACAGTTTCGCTACTGCGATAGATCGCAAGGTCGCGCGAGCCGACGAAGATCGCCCGCGGCTTCAATCCGTAGAAGCGGCGGATCGAGTGGCTGAAATGCGTGGAGTCGGGATAGCCGATGTCCTGCGCGAGATGGGCGAGGTTGAGGTCCTGGTTGGCGAAGTGCAGCAAATGCCGCGCACGCTTCCAGGCGCGGAAGGAGCGGAAGGAAATGCCGGTCTCTTCCTTGAACAGATGCAGGAAGCGCGAGGCCGAGAGACCCGCCTCCGCCGCGCATGTATCCGCCGTCACCGGCTCGCCGGAGAAGCGCTCGATGCGGGCGACCGCGCGCGTCACGCGCGGGTCGAGGACGCGGCGCGGCAGCGCCTCGCCAAAACACATCTCGTCGAATTCAGCGGTGGTGATGTCGCCATAGCGGCGCTGGCGCAGCAGAGCGTAGGCAGCGAGGATTTGTCGGGCATACACGGCCCGGTCCGGTCCCATCAACCGCTCGGCCAACGTCTCGATCACGCCGTCCGACATGCTCTCAGGTTCAAGCGTGACGCTGATTGCCGTGCGGTAGTCGCTGGCGATGGAATGCCGCTGGTTCGGCAGTGTCACGAACAGCTCGCCAGTGGCGAATACGTCGTCGATGGTCAGATGCAGGCTGCCCTTCACCGCCACATAGACGTGGCAGCAGCCCGGGGTTCGCTTGCGGGGCCGTCCGAGCAAACCGGCATAGAATACCCGTTCCGGCGTGATCAGCATCAGATGGTCGGATTCGCGACCCTTATCTTCCATTGGCGGTCCTCCTCGCGCGGCTCTTTGGCCGCTGCGGACGGAGGTCACCTTAGCGGAAATTTGGGCGCTGTCACGGCGCGATAGCGCTGTCACGAGGCGCAAAACGTTGGCATCCCAGGACGAAGGTGGCTCGCCCGGAACCGTCGTGAGACTGTAGTCCCAATCAGTGAAAGCTTACGCCCTCACACGCGGTGCAACATTCTGCTCGACGCCAGCCTTCTGCTCCGCAGCGACCGCGCGCCTGAAACCGTCGCGCTGCTGCAAGCGCGCCCAATAGGCTGCGACATTTGGCCCAAAGTCCTTCGCGAGCCCGATGCTGTCGGCAAGGCGGAGCGCGTAACCAATGACAATGTCAGCGGCGGTGAAGCGGCCCGCGCACAATGTTTCGGCATTGGCCGTCGCTGCCTCGACGGCGCGCAGTCGCCCCAAGAACCATTTTGCATAATCGGTGGCGACCTGCGGATTGCGGCGCTCCTCCGGCTCGAGCTGGGTGTAGCGGAGCACCAGCGTTTGCGGAAAGGTTAACGTGGCGTCGCTGAAATACATCCAGTTCAGGAACGCGCCATAGGCGGGATCTTCCGGCCCGACCATCAGCGGCGTCGGCCCGTGCTTGACGCCGAGATAGTGGCAGATGCCGGAGGACTCGGTCATCTTCGTCTCGCCGTCGACCATGAAGGGAATCGTGCCCAGCGGATTGATGCCGAGATAGTCCTTGGCGAAGACCCGCGGCGGGAACGGCAGCATCTTCAACTCGTAGGGGAGCCCCATCTCCTCCAGCATCCAGAGCGGGCGAAACGAACGTGCGCCGTCGCAGTGATAAAGCGTAATCATCAGGCGTTTCCCTTGCTGCCGGGCAGCGTGCCCATCATCTTGCACAGGACCGTCAGCATGACCTCGTCGGCGCCGCCACCGATCGAGGTCAGGCGGCTGTCGCGATAGGCACGGCTGACCGGCGTCTCGTTGGTAAAGCCCATTCCGCCCCAATATTGCAAGCAGGCGTCGGTGAGCTCACGCCCGAGCCGGCCGGCCTTCAGCTTGGCCATGGTTGCAAGCCGCGTCACGTCCTCGCCGGCGACCAGCTGCTCGGCGGCGCGATAGATCAGCGCGCGCAGCAGCTCGACCTCGGTCTGCATCTCCGCGAGCTTGAAGTGGACGACCTGGTTGTCGAGGATCGACTTCCCGAAGGCCTTGCGGTTGCGCGTGTACGCGATGGTCTCGTTGATGATGTATTCATGCGCTTTCAGGCAGGCGGCCGCGCCCCAGAGCCGCTCCTCCTGGAACTGGATCATCTGGTAGGTAAAGCCCTTGCCCTCCTCGCCGATCCGGTTGCGCTTGGGCACGCGGACATTGTCGAAGAAGATCTGCGCGGTGTCCGACGAGCGCATGCCCATCTTGTCGAGTTTGCGCGCCACCGTGACGCCGTTGCTCTTCATGGGCACGCAGATCAGCGACTTGTTGCGGTGAACGGGCCCATCGCCGGTGTTGGCGAGCAGGCAGATCCAGTCGGCCTGGGTGCCGTTGGTGATCCACATCTTGCCGCCATTGATGACGTAGTCGTCGCCGTCCGAGCGCGCATTGGTCTTGATCGAGGCGACATCGGAGCCCGCGCCGGGCTCGGAGACGCCGATGCAGGCGACGTAATCGCCCGAAATCGAGGGCACCAGAAACTCACGCCGCACCTCGTCGGAGCCAAACCGGGCCAACGCCGGCGTCGCCATGTCGGTCTGCACCCCGATCGCCATCGGCACGCCGCCGCAGGTGATGGCGCCCAACTCCTCCGCCATCATCAGCGCGTAGGAGTAGTCGAGGCCCGAGCCGCCGAACTCGACCGGCTTGTTGAGGCCGAGAAAGCCGAGGCTGCCCATCTTCTTGAACAGCTCATGCGCCGGGAAGATGTCGGCCTTTTCCCACTCGTCGACATGGGGATTGATCTCGCCCGCGATGAACTTTTGCAGGGATCGGCGGATGTCGTCGTGGTCGGCGGTGAACAGCATTATTTCCCCTTCGTCATTCCGGGGCGCGCAAAGCGCGAACCCGGAATCCAGAGATGAGTCCTACAAGATCGAGATTCCGGGTTCGACGCTTCGCGTCGCCCAGGAATGACGGTGAAAGTCACAATCCCATCTGCCGGCTGGCCAGATCCTTCATGATCTCCTCGGTGCCGCCGCCGATGGCGTTGACCTTGACCTCGCGGTAGATGCGCTCGGCCTTGATGCCGCGCATGAAGCCGGCGCCGCCGAAGATCTGCACGGCCTCCGAGGCGCAGAAGGCCATGGTCTGCGTCGCCTGGTTCTTCATCATGCAGATTTCGGCGACCGGGCTCTCGCCCTGCTCGAGTCGCCACGCCAGCATCTCCAGCATCGCCTGCGAGGCCGCGACCTTCTGGGCCATGTCGACGATCTTGTGGCGGATCACCTGGTGCTGGGCGAGCGGCTTGCCGAAGGTCTTGCGTTCCCTGGCGTAGGCGATCGCCTCGTCGAGGCAGACCCGCGCGAACGCGGTGCAGCCCGCCGCCATGCCCATGCGCTCGCTGTTGAAGTTCCGCATGATGATCTTGAAGCCCTGGCCTTCCTCGCCGATCAGGTTTTCGGCCGGCACCCGACACTCGTCGAAATGCAGCGTCGCGGTGTCGGACGCCCACCAGCCCATCTTCTTCAGCTTCGTCCGCGA includes the following:
- a CDS encoding 3-keto-5-aminohexanoate cleavage protein — its product is MSDKAVITCALNGVLTDPKQHNVPVTPEQMAREAKAAFDAGASIMHIHLRQQAPDKGHLPSWDVSVSKEIQQAIREACPGVIINHTSGVSGPNYSGALDCIRETRPEIAACNAGSLNYLKVKADNTWAWPPMMFDNAVEKVKDYLDVMNAVGTIPEFECFDVGIVRCVGMYHQVGMYKGPLEYNFVMGVASGMPSDPELLPILIKLKRPEAQFQVTAIGREEIWPLHQRCAELGGHLRTGLEDAFYLADGKKVTSNGQLIEAIAACARRAGREIASPAEARKIFGTNR
- a CDS encoding helix-turn-helix domain-containing protein; translated protein: MEDKGRESDHLMLITPERVFYAGLLGRPRKRTPGCCHVYVAVKGSLHLTIDDVFATGELFVTLPNQRHSIASDYRTAISVTLEPESMSDGVIETLAERLMGPDRAVYARQILAAYALLRQRRYGDITTAEFDEMCFGEALPRRVLDPRVTRAVARIERFSGEPVTADTCAAEAGLSASRFLHLFKEETGISFRSFRAWKRARHLLHFANQDLNLAHLAQDIGYPDSTHFSHSIRRFYGLKPRAIFVGSRDLAIYRSSETVRLAEAS
- a CDS encoding glutathione S-transferase family protein, with the translated sequence MITLYHCDGARSFRPLWMLEEMGLPYELKMLPFPPRVFAKDYLGINPLGTIPFMVDGETKMTESSGICHYLGVKHGPTPLMVGPEDPAYGAFLNWMYFSDATLTFPQTLVLRYTQLEPEERRNPQVATDYAKWFLGRLRAVEAATANAETLCAGRFTAADIVIGYALRLADSIGLAKDFGPNVAAYWARLQQRDGFRRAVAAEQKAGVEQNVAPRVRA
- a CDS encoding acyl-CoA dehydrogenase family protein; the encoded protein is MLFTADHDDIRRSLQKFIAGEINPHVDEWEKADIFPAHELFKKMGSLGFLGLNKPVEFGGSGLDYSYALMMAEELGAITCGGVPMAIGVQTDMATPALARFGSDEVRREFLVPSISGDYVACIGVSEPGAGSDVASIKTNARSDGDDYVINGGKMWITNGTQADWICLLANTGDGPVHRNKSLICVPMKSNGVTVARKLDKMGMRSSDTAQIFFDNVRVPKRNRIGEEGKGFTYQMIQFQEERLWGAAACLKAHEYIINETIAYTRNRKAFGKSILDNQVVHFKLAEMQTEVELLRALIYRAAEQLVAGEDVTRLATMAKLKAGRLGRELTDACLQYWGGMGFTNETPVSRAYRDSRLTSIGGGADEVMLTVLCKMMGTLPGSKGNA